TACCTTATACCCGGCAGATCTCCACTCAGGAATATGCCTTGAATAAGAACGTCCGCTCAGGGTTGTTTCAAAAGAAAAGCTGCCTGACTTGCGGACACTTGCGAAAATTTCCTCAAGCATCAATCGCCCGGCTTTAAAAGCAGCGCTTTCAGGATTAAACGGAGCCAGACCGGCGGCAATCAGATCGGAATTGATGAACTTGAGGCAATTTGCCTCACCAGGAAGAAATTCCTGGGCAAAGGTGGTCTTGCCTGCACCGTTAGGCCCTGAAATGA
This genomic stretch from Desulfonatronovibrio magnus harbors:
- a CDS encoding zeta toxin family protein, whose translation is MKQPKIIIISGPNGAGKTTFAQEFLPGEANCLKFINSDLIAAGLAPFNPESAAFKAGRLMLEEIFASVRKSGSFSFETTLSGRSYSRHIPEWRSAGYKVKLFYVSLATPELAMARVKNRVMIGGHDVPEDVIRRRFARGLENFENIYKKIVDEWALYDNSGSYPELRDRGRNYGQ